A single Thermaerobacter sp. FW80 DNA region contains:
- the rnc gene encoding ribonuclease III has translation MAREGRWADGPEPAGPDEGEGRSGTNPAGGLPAGPDRPLPAGGESDPRPPRAGEPGWLQRVAALTGVVPADPALFLEALTHASYRAEHPDTAGADNERLEFLGDAVLNLCVTDHIFRSYPERPEGELSKLRAATVRAETLAEAARRLGLGELLRLGRGEEATGGRQRPSILADAFEAMVAAVYLQEGLEGARAFVLRTLGDDIRRLAARSGACDDPKTALQELSRRLGLGEPSYRVIDTAGPEHDPRYTVEVRVGGRPLGQAVGRSKKVAEREAARIALAGLGEPAATSAGPAGAPEGGGAGGSGAPAPDGSAHAAPKGSHGTPPDGAAPPDGARAGKA, from the coding sequence GTGGCGCGTGAGGGGCGGTGGGCGGACGGGCCGGAGCCGGCAGGGCCCGACGAGGGGGAAGGCCGGAGCGGGACGAACCCGGCCGGTGGCCTGCCGGCGGGGCCGGACCGGCCGCTGCCGGCAGGCGGCGAGAGCGACCCGCGGCCACCCCGGGCCGGCGAGCCCGGCTGGCTGCAGCGGGTGGCGGCGCTGACGGGGGTCGTCCCCGCCGACCCCGCGCTGTTCCTGGAGGCCCTGACCCATGCCTCCTACCGGGCGGAGCACCCGGACACCGCCGGCGCCGACAACGAGCGCCTGGAGTTCCTGGGGGACGCCGTCCTCAACCTCTGCGTCACCGACCACATCTTCCGCAGCTACCCGGAGCGGCCCGAGGGGGAGCTGAGCAAGCTGCGCGCCGCCACGGTGCGGGCCGAGACCCTGGCGGAGGCGGCGCGCCGGCTGGGCCTGGGGGAGCTCTTGCGCCTGGGACGGGGCGAGGAGGCCACCGGCGGGCGGCAGCGGCCGTCGATCCTGGCCGACGCCTTCGAGGCGATGGTAGCGGCGGTGTACCTCCAGGAGGGGCTGGAGGGTGCGCGGGCCTTCGTCCTGCGCACCTTGGGCGACGACATCCGCCGCCTGGCGGCCCGGTCCGGCGCCTGCGACGATCCGAAGACGGCGCTGCAAGAGCTTTCCCGCCGCCTCGGCCTGGGCGAGCCGAGCTACCGGGTGATCGACACCGCCGGTCCGGAGCACGACCCGCGCTACACCGTGGAGGTGCGGGTCGGTGGCCGCCCGCTGGGCCAGGCCGTCGGCCGCAGCAAGAAGGTGGCGGAGCGGGAGGCGGCTCGCATCGCCCTGGCGGGGCTCGGCGAACCGGCGGCGACGAGCGCCGGGCCGGCGGGAGCCCCCGAAGGCGGAGGCGCGGGGGGCTCGGGCGCCCCGGCGCCGGACGGATCCGCCCACGCCGCGCCGAAGGGCTCGCATGGCACGCCGCCGGACGGGGCGGCACCGCCCGACGGGGCGAGGGCCGGCAAGGCCTAG
- a CDS encoding stage V sporulation protein S, protein MQVLRVSANSRPKAVAGALAAVLREDGAAEVQAIGAGAVNQAVKAIAITRGYVAPNGIDLVVIPAFTDIEIDGQQRTAIKFIVEPR, encoded by the coding sequence GTGCAGGTGCTCAGGGTCTCGGCCAACTCGCGCCCCAAGGCGGTGGCCGGGGCGCTGGCGGCGGTCCTGCGCGAGGACGGTGCCGCCGAGGTCCAGGCCATCGGGGCCGGCGCCGTCAACCAGGCGGTGAAGGCCATCGCCATCACCCGAGGCTACGTGGCGCCCAACGGGATCGACCTGGTGGTGATCCCCGCCTTCACCGACATCGAGATCGACGGCCAGCAGCGCACGGCCATCAAGTTCATCGTCGAGCCCCGTTGA